Proteins from one Ignavibacteria bacterium genomic window:
- a CDS encoding DUF1682 domain-containing protein: MPPIKNDPENPALDKDEEIVDTNKVDVQDDTTSDNEDPVENTDKDTPGVKKRIDKLVEERNKLRQMLEEREQKDREAEEKRQRENGEFEQLAKTYKARLEELEPKLKQAEEVSEKFREKERERLMKKIARLPEGIRALAPDLESTDLFKLSEWADKASETAKTESEKPGLGKSPDPVGEAGSGKRKEEAMKAQKSMYRL, encoded by the coding sequence ATGCCGCCGATTAAAAACGATCCAGAAAATCCTGCTCTCGACAAAGATGAAGAAATTGTCGATACAAACAAAGTTGATGTTCAGGATGATACTACTTCAGACAATGAAGATCCTGTCGAAAACACTGACAAAGACACTCCTGGTGTCAAGAAGCGCATTGATAAACTTGTTGAAGAACGCAACAAGTTGCGCCAGATGCTAGAGGAGCGAGAGCAGAAGGATCGAGAAGCTGAAGAGAAGCGCCAACGTGAAAATGGCGAGTTTGAACAACTTGCCAAGACATATAAGGCGCGGCTGGAAGAATTAGAGCCGAAACTGAAACAGGCTGAAGAGGTAAGCGAAAAATTCCGTGAAAAGGAACGGGAGCGTCTGATGAAAAAGATCGCCCGCCTGCCGGAAGGCATTCGCGCCCTGGCTCCTGATTTGGAAAGCACCGATCTCTTTAAGCTCAGTGAGTGGGCTGACAAAGCCTCGGAAACCGCGAAAACGGAAAGCGAAAAGCCGGGATTAGGGAAATCCCCTGATCCGGTTGGCGAAGCCGGTTCCGGTAAGCGAAAAGAAGAGGCAATGAAAGCGCAAAAAAGCATGTATCGTTTGTAG